TATCACCTCGATTATATATTTGCTGAAAGGTTGTAAATGGAATATGGACATCAGTTGATGGTCCCATATTCATGTTGCTTACTTCAAAAACACCCACAACAATAAAATTAATACCATTAACTTCTATATATTTACCAATAGCATCTTCATTTTTTTCAAACAACTGCTTATAGGCATCTTCGGATATAACAGCTGTTTTTTTCTTATCATCAATATCATTCTGATTGATAAACCTGCCATGAATAAGTTTCTTTTTTTGTAGTTGATCTAACAACGGATAATCGCCTGCCATTTGAAAACTTCCCGAAAGAAAATTTCTGGTAATAGTAACCGACTGTTGACTTCTAGGTAATACAAACTCAATACCTTCTATATTTTCTTCAACTTTTTTAGCATCTGTTAATGTGAGTCTTACTTGTTTTCCCTCTTGAAATCCTTTAAACGGCTTGCTTGTGTTTTGTCCCCATACAAATACACTATTAGTTGCAAAGCTACCAAACAGTCTATTAAACGAGTTCTCTAAACCTCTTGCAGAACCTAGCAAGCCAATTAATAATAAAATACCCCACCAAACACCTACCATAGTAAGTATAGACCTTAGTTTGTTTTTACTAAAGCTATCAAAAACTTCTTGCCACGTATCTCTTTCAAATAAAAATTTAAACATGCTAGTCGTTTCTTAATGCTACAATTGGTTTAATTCTCGAGGCTTTTTTAGCTGGCAAATAACCTGCAATAGCTCCTGCTGCTATTAGTGTGATGGTTGCTCCAATTATTAAACTATTACTTACACCTGGATCTTTAATAAAATAGTCTTTTAAAACAGGTTCTACAAGTTCAATAACGCCAACACCAATCAATAACCCTACATATCCTGCAATAGCGGTAACAATTACAGACTCTATTAAAATAATAGACACAATAGATTTAGGTGTTGCTCCCAAAGCCTTTCGTATACCAATTTCTTTAGTCCGCTCTTTTACTATAAAAATCATAATATTACTAATGCCAACAACTCCTGCTATTAATGTTCCAAAGCCAATAACTAGAATAATAACTGTTAAACCAAAAGTCATTTGGCTTACTGCTTTAGTTCCTTCTGCCATATTACGAACTCGTACCGCTCTTTGATCGCTATTGGCTACTGAAAAACGTTCTTTGAGCCTTTTCGTTAAGGTGTTACTAAAAGCCAATGCCTCATCATAATTCATTTCAGGATTGTAAGTCAGGTTTATTTGATCTATATAATCGTTATTACCATAAACTTGCTGCGCCGTGGTTACAGGCATGTACATAATACGTTCTTCGTTATCGCCTCCATCATCGGTAAATATACCAACCACTTTATAAGGTATGCCACTCAGGTTTATATATTTACCTAAAGCAGTGGTTTTCAAAAACAAATCTTCTTCAATTTTTCTGCCAATAACAACTACTTTGGTTCTATTTTGTAAATCATTTTGATTGATATATCGACCTTCAATGACATTCGTTTTTTCAAGATATTGATGATCTGGATGTACACCCCTTAAACTATAACTGCTTTGTTCTCCTCGAAAAGAAGCTTGTATATTATTGTAAATTCGTGCCGTAATATATTCTACTTTGTTACCAAATTCGTCTTTTATATAGTCGTAATCTTCATTTTTAAATTGAATTTGTCTTCCTGATTGTAATCCTTTATTGGCTTTGGTAGTTCTACCTGAATTTATGAAGATTGAATTGGTAGCATCATCAACAAACGCTTCTGCAAAAGTGTTTTGTAAGCCGTTAGCAATGCCAAATAGAATGGTAAATAGTAATATAGCAAATGCTACTGTAAACCCAGAAAGCAAACTCCGGGTTCGGTTTTTATTAATACTTTGAAAGATTTCTCGCCAAAGATCTAAATCAAACATACTGCTCTGCTCTTACTTGAATTACTTTTTCATCTTCAATAATAACACCATCTCGTAAACGTACAATACGTTTACACATATTAGCAATGTCTTCTTCGTGCGTTACCATTAATATGGTTTTACCTTCATCGTTTAATTGCTGGATGAATGCCATAATTTCGTGTGAGGTTGTAGTATCTAAAGCTCCTGTAGGCTCATCGGCTAATAATAATTTAGGATTTGCTGCTAAAGCTCTAGCAATCGCCACGCGTTGATTTTGACCACCTGATAATTCTTTTGGTAAATGCTGCGCCCAATTAGCCAATCCTACTTTTTCTAAATGAAACATTGCAAGTTCTTGGCGCTCTTTACGTTTCATGCCTTGATAGTATAAAGGTAAGGCAACATTTTCAAGTGCATTTTTATAATTTATAAGGTTGAAAGATTGAAAGATAAAGCCTAAAAATTTATTTCTATAAACCGCTGCTTTTTTTTCTGTAAGGTTTTTAATAGGCAAACCATCTAAAATATAATCGCCCTCATCAGCTTCATCTAACATGCCTATAATGTTAAGTAAAGTAGATTTTCCAGAACCAGAAGATCCCATAATGGCCACCATTTCTCCTTCTTCAACAGAAAGATCAATACCTTTTAAAACGTGTAAACTAGAGTCTCCAATAGGGTAAGATTTGTGAAGTTGTTTTATTTCTAACATTGCTTTTTGATTGACGGTTAATACTTAGACTACAAGTAAACAGTTTTGTTACACTATACAGCCCAATAAAATGTTAAAATCTTTATTTTTTAGATAAACTATCTTTATAAGTAGCTTTAATTTATTTTAAAATAGCAGAAGGATTAGTTAAGAATTGAATATTTACTAGATACATCACAATCTATAATTAACTTTTTACTTTTACTTGTTTGTAATTGAGCATTATTTGT
The genomic region above belongs to Mariniflexile litorale and contains:
- a CDS encoding ABC transporter permease — protein: MFKFLFERDTWQEVFDSFSKNKLRSILTMVGVWWGILLLIGLLGSARGLENSFNRLFGSFATNSVFVWGQNTSKPFKGFQEGKQVRLTLTDAKKVEENIEGIEFVLPRSQQSVTITRNFLSGSFQMAGDYPLLDQLQKKKLIHGRFINQNDIDDKKKTAVISEDAYKQLFEKNEDAIGKYIEVNGINFIVVGVFEVSNMNMGPSTDVHIPFTTFQQIYNRGDRIGWMMITGKPEYDIKQIEEDTKLLLKNLNNVHPEDTRAFGSFNLGKEFAKVTGFLVGMQFLTWFVGIATLIAGVFAIGNILLITVKERTKEIGIRRALGATPFEIKRQIVLEAVFLTIVAGVFGIITGGWILIGLDAAFGQGPDAAIVNASVSIAVVFIALIILVILGTLIGLIPAFKATSIKPIEALREE
- a CDS encoding ABC transporter permease, with translation MFDLDLWREIFQSINKNRTRSLLSGFTVAFAILLFTILFGIANGLQNTFAEAFVDDATNSIFINSGRTTKANKGLQSGRQIQFKNEDYDYIKDEFGNKVEYITARIYNNIQASFRGEQSSYSLRGVHPDHQYLEKTNVIEGRYINQNDLQNRTKVVVIGRKIEEDLFLKTTALGKYINLSGIPYKVVGIFTDDGGDNEERIMYMPVTTAQQVYGNNDYIDQINLTYNPEMNYDEALAFSNTLTKRLKERFSVANSDQRAVRVRNMAEGTKAVSQMTFGLTVIILVIGFGTLIAGVVGISNIMIFIVKERTKEIGIRKALGATPKSIVSIILIESVIVTAIAGYVGLLIGVGVIELVEPVLKDYFIKDPGVSNSLIIGATITLIAAGAIAGYLPAKKASRIKPIVALRND
- a CDS encoding ABC transporter ATP-binding protein; translation: MLEIKQLHKSYPIGDSSLHVLKGIDLSVEEGEMVAIMGSSGSGKSTLLNIIGMLDEADEGDYILDGLPIKNLTEKKAAVYRNKFLGFIFQSFNLINYKNALENVALPLYYQGMKRKERQELAMFHLEKVGLANWAQHLPKELSGGQNQRVAIARALAANPKLLLADEPTGALDTTTSHEIMAFIQQLNDEGKTILMVTHEEDIANMCKRIVRLRDGVIIEDEKVIQVRAEQYV